One Chromobacterium paludis genomic window carries:
- a CDS encoding cytochrome C assembly family protein, which yields MTSLLLVLTLFLILSYGLFTWHYLANWKGAARWPRNPRTEHSLLGLLLLVQAVVVVAPLSASGGLALGVGHALSVMVWIMLLIYWTCSFFYKVEGLQLFMMPLAMGALAFALAFPGRHLVSDLSNPAFVLHILVSMLAYSLFAIAALIAVLMLLLERALHHRRVSMLAKQLPPLLSLEKMMFQVIAVGFLLLTLTLLTGAVFSEEVFGKAAALTHKTVFGVISWLIFAGLLVGRRLQGWRGRVAIRWALAGFLSLMLAYVGSKVVLELILQRG from the coding sequence ATGACCAGCCTACTGCTCGTTTTGACCCTGTTTCTGATCCTGTCCTACGGCCTGTTCACTTGGCATTACCTGGCCAACTGGAAAGGCGCCGCCCGTTGGCCGCGCAATCCGCGCACGGAGCACAGCCTGCTCGGCCTGCTGCTATTGGTGCAGGCCGTGGTGGTGGTGGCGCCGCTCAGCGCCAGCGGCGGCCTGGCCCTTGGCGTGGGCCACGCGCTCAGCGTGATGGTGTGGATCATGTTGTTGATCTACTGGACCTGCAGCTTCTTTTATAAAGTGGAGGGCTTGCAGCTGTTCATGATGCCGCTGGCCATGGGCGCGCTGGCCTTTGCCCTGGCCTTCCCCGGACGCCATCTGGTCAGCGACCTGTCCAATCCGGCCTTCGTGCTGCACATCCTGGTGTCCATGCTGGCCTACAGCCTGTTCGCCATCGCCGCGCTGATCGCCGTGTTGATGCTGCTGCTGGAGCGTGCGCTGCATCACCGCCGGGTGTCGATGCTGGCCAAGCAGCTGCCGCCTTTGCTCTCGTTGGAGAAAATGATGTTCCAGGTGATCGCTGTCGGTTTCCTGCTGCTGACCCTGACCTTGTTGACAGGCGCGGTGTTCTCGGAGGAAGTGTTTGGCAAGGCTGCGGCCCTGACGCACAAGACCGTATTCGGCGTGATCTCCTGGCTGATCTTCGCGGGATTGCTGGTGGGACGGCGTTTGCAGGGGTGGCGCGGCCGCGTGGCAATACGTTGGGCGCTGGCAGGCTTCCTGTCCCTGATGCTGGCATACGTGGGCAGCAAGGTGGTTCTAGAATTGATTCTGCAGCGCGGTTAG
- the ffh gene encoding signal recognition particle protein produces MLDNLTSRLSGVMKTLRGNARLTESNIQDAMREVRMALLEADVALPVVKTFIAQVKERALGQDVMGSLTPGQALVGVVNEELVKLMGEKNDELNLAAVPPAIVLMAGLQGAGKTTTVGKLAKRLKETQKKKVLVVSADVYRPAAIEQLKLLASQVGVEWFPSDVSQKPVDIARAAIDHARRHFFDVLLVDTAGRLAIDEAMMDEIKALHAAISPVETLFVVDAMQGQDAVNTAKAFNEALPLTGVILTKMDGDSRGGAALSVRHVTGKPIKFIGVGEKVTGIEPFHPDRIASRILGMGDVLSLIEEVQKGIDQKEAEAMAKKLKSGKGFDLEDFKAQMQQMKKMGGMSNLLEKMPGQIGQMAKGIQGAEAEKSMRRIEGIINSMTMEERRKPELIKASRKRRIAAGSGVTVQEVNRLLAQFEQMQKMMKQFSSKGGMMKMMRGMKGMMPGM; encoded by the coding sequence ATGCTAGACAACTTGACCAGCCGCCTGTCCGGCGTGATGAAAACCCTGCGCGGCAATGCGCGGCTGACCGAATCGAATATCCAGGACGCGATGCGCGAGGTGCGCATGGCCCTGCTGGAGGCCGACGTGGCGCTGCCCGTCGTCAAGACCTTCATCGCCCAGGTGAAGGAACGCGCGCTGGGCCAGGACGTCATGGGCAGCCTGACCCCGGGCCAGGCCCTGGTGGGCGTGGTCAACGAAGAGCTCGTCAAGCTGATGGGCGAGAAGAACGACGAGTTGAACCTGGCCGCCGTGCCGCCCGCCATCGTGCTGATGGCCGGCCTGCAAGGCGCGGGCAAGACCACCACCGTCGGCAAGCTGGCCAAGCGGCTGAAGGAAACCCAGAAGAAGAAGGTGCTGGTGGTGTCGGCAGACGTATACCGCCCGGCCGCCATCGAGCAGCTGAAACTGCTGGCCTCGCAGGTGGGCGTGGAGTGGTTCCCGTCCGACGTGTCGCAAAAGCCGGTAGACATCGCGCGCGCCGCCATCGACCACGCGCGCCGCCACTTCTTCGACGTCTTGCTGGTGGACACCGCTGGCCGCCTCGCCATCGACGAGGCGATGATGGACGAGATCAAGGCGCTGCACGCCGCGATCAGCCCGGTGGAAACGCTGTTCGTGGTGGACGCGATGCAAGGCCAGGACGCGGTCAACACCGCCAAGGCCTTCAATGAAGCGCTGCCGCTGACCGGCGTGATCCTGACCAAGATGGACGGCGACTCGCGCGGCGGCGCCGCCCTGTCTGTGCGCCACGTCACCGGCAAGCCGATCAAGTTCATCGGCGTCGGCGAAAAAGTCACGGGCATCGAACCGTTCCACCCGGACCGCATCGCCAGCCGCATTCTGGGCATGGGCGACGTGCTGTCGCTGATCGAGGAAGTGCAGAAGGGCATCGATCAGAAGGAAGCCGAGGCCATGGCCAAGAAGTTGAAGTCCGGCAAGGGCTTCGACCTCGAGGACTTCAAGGCGCAGATGCAGCAGATGAAGAAAATGGGCGGCATGTCCAATCTGCTGGAAAAAATGCCGGGCCAGATCGGCCAGATGGCCAAAGGCATCCAGGGCGCTGAGGCGGAGAAATCCATGCGCCGCATCGAGGGCATCATCAACTCGATGACCATGGAAGAGCGTCGCAAGCCGGAACTGATCAAAGCCAGCCGCAAGCGCCGCATCGCCGCCGGCTCCGGCGTGACGGTGCAGGAAGTGAACCGCCTGCTGGCCCAGTTCGAGCAGATGCAGAAGATGATGAAACAGTTCTCGTCCAAGGGCGGAATGATGAAGATGATGCGCGGCATGAAGGGCATGATGCCCGGCATGTAA
- the purB gene encoding adenylosuccinate lyase, with protein sequence MNLTTLTALSPLDGRYAGQVEGLRNLFSEFGLMKCRVKVELEWLKMLAAEPGIEEVKPFSDATIREIDDVIANFSVEHGEEVKAIEVRTNHDVKAIEYWLKERLSGNPEVMAAGEFIHFACTSEDINNLSHALMLKTARNTVLLPALDEVIHRLQKLSHELAAVPMMCRTHGQPATPSTMGKELANVVYRLKRQREQLVHQEILGKINGAVGNYNAHLAAYPDIDWESLCGRFVTGLGLTFNPYTIQIEPHDYMAELYQVMSRVNTILIDLNRDIWGYISLGYFKQKVKKDEVGSSTMPHKVNPIDFENAEGNLGMANAIMGHLAEKLPVSRWQRDLTDSTVLRNMGVGFGYTLLGLKSCLKGLNKLEINPAQIAAELDAAWELLAEPVQTVMRRHGIANPYEQLKELTRGKGGITRETLHAFIKSLELPDAVKASMLELTPANYLGKAEELARRV encoded by the coding sequence ATGAATCTGACTACGTTGACCGCCCTCTCCCCGCTGGATGGCCGCTACGCCGGCCAGGTGGAAGGCCTGCGCAACCTGTTCTCCGAATTCGGTCTGATGAAGTGCCGCGTCAAAGTGGAACTGGAATGGCTGAAGATGCTGGCCGCCGAGCCGGGCATTGAGGAAGTCAAACCGTTCTCCGACGCCACCATCCGCGAGATCGACGACGTGATCGCCAACTTCAGCGTCGAGCACGGCGAAGAAGTGAAGGCCATTGAGGTCCGCACCAATCACGACGTCAAGGCCATCGAGTACTGGCTGAAAGAGCGCCTGTCCGGCAATCCGGAAGTGATGGCCGCCGGCGAATTCATCCATTTCGCCTGCACTTCCGAGGACATCAACAACCTCAGCCACGCGCTGATGCTGAAGACCGCGCGCAACACCGTGCTGCTGCCGGCGCTGGACGAAGTGATCCACAGGCTGCAAAAACTGTCGCACGAGCTGGCCGCCGTGCCGATGATGTGCCGCACCCACGGCCAGCCAGCCACGCCGTCCACCATGGGCAAGGAACTGGCCAATGTGGTGTACCGCCTGAAGCGCCAGCGCGAACAGCTGGTGCACCAGGAAATCCTGGGCAAGATCAACGGCGCCGTCGGCAACTACAACGCCCACCTGGCGGCCTACCCGGACATCGACTGGGAAAGCCTGTGCGGCCGCTTCGTCACCGGCCTGGGCCTCACCTTCAACCCCTACACCATCCAGATCGAGCCGCATGACTACATGGCCGAGCTGTACCAGGTGATGAGCCGCGTCAACACCATCCTGATCGACTTGAACCGCGACATCTGGGGCTATATCTCGCTGGGCTACTTCAAGCAGAAGGTGAAGAAGGACGAAGTGGGCAGCTCCACCATGCCGCACAAGGTCAACCCGATCGACTTCGAAAACGCCGAAGGCAATCTGGGCATGGCCAACGCCATCATGGGCCATCTGGCGGAGAAGCTGCCGGTATCGCGCTGGCAGCGCGACCTGACCGACTCCACCGTGCTGCGCAATATGGGCGTCGGTTTCGGCTACACCCTGCTGGGCCTGAAGTCCTGCCTGAAGGGCCTGAACAAGCTGGAGATCAACCCTGCCCAGATCGCCGCCGAGCTGGACGCCGCCTGGGAGCTGCTGGCCGAGCCGGTGCAGACCGTGATGCGCCGCCACGGCATCGCCAATCCGTACGAGCAGCTGAAGGAGCTGACCCGCGGCAAGGGCGGCATCACCCGCGAAACGCTGCACGCCTTCATCAAGAGCCTGGAGCTGCCGGACGCCGTCAAGGCCAGCATGCTGGAGCTGACGCCGGCCAACTATCTGGGCAAGGCCGAGGAACTGGCACGCCGCGTCTGA
- the rstA gene encoding two-component system response regulator RstA, protein MTHRIVFVEDDADLAGLISEFLSRHEMEVVVEPRGDAALDTIAREKPDMVLLDIMLPGKDGLSICRELRPKFDGPIIMLTSLDSDMNQILGLELGANDYILKTTQPSVLVARLRAQLRHLRPAQPAADAAQAGKPSSRKVVFGQLSIDPVSRDVVLAGEKIPLSTSDFDLLWLLASHAGETLNRDILLKEMRGVSYDGLDRSIDVAISRLRKKLGDNPSEPFRIKTVRNRGYLFSLSGWE, encoded by the coding sequence ATGACCCATCGCATCGTATTTGTCGAGGACGACGCAGACCTCGCCGGCCTGATCAGCGAATTCCTGTCTCGCCACGAAATGGAAGTCGTGGTCGAACCCCGCGGCGACGCCGCGCTTGACACCATCGCCCGCGAAAAGCCGGACATGGTCTTGCTGGACATCATGCTGCCGGGCAAGGACGGCCTGTCCATCTGCCGCGAGTTGCGGCCCAAGTTCGACGGCCCCATCATCATGCTGACCTCCTTGGACAGCGACATGAACCAGATACTGGGCCTGGAGCTGGGCGCCAACGACTACATCCTGAAAACCACCCAGCCTTCGGTGCTGGTGGCGCGCTTGCGCGCCCAGCTTCGCCATCTGCGCCCGGCCCAGCCGGCGGCCGATGCCGCGCAGGCGGGCAAGCCATCCTCGCGCAAGGTGGTGTTCGGCCAGTTGTCCATCGACCCGGTCAGCCGCGACGTGGTGCTGGCCGGCGAGAAAATCCCGCTCTCCACCTCGGACTTCGACCTGCTGTGGCTGCTGGCCAGCCATGCCGGCGAAACACTGAACCGCGACATTCTGCTCAAGGAAATGCGCGGCGTCAGTTACGACGGCCTGGACCGCAGCATAGACGTGGCCATCTCGCGGCTGCGCAAGAAACTGGGCGACAACCCCAGCGAGCCGTTCCGCATCAAGACGGTGCGCAACCGCGGCTATCTGTTCTCGCTTTCCGGCTGGGAGTAA
- the rstB gene encoding two-component system sensor histidine kinase RstB → MRRLFIQFYLLLMSCFLVAVILVGVVYKQAVDDVGERYLADLLRTTLSLIEADLRGVPEDRWSETLANSDYGFTFRVKVEKMSNYILDDDSRKALDRGEIVMLEDKYLFLQKLQDSNYLLVAGPLRYLFFLHRLKWFDYALLGLLGLSLAIPVFLWMRPHWRDLVALEKASGRLANGDLSARVDLPPHSGVQHLGIAFNHMADNIAALLNSKRTLTNAVAHELRTPLARLRYRLALLEGDEDTPERQAIERDLNAIDKLVEELLFHAKLDRPEAPLNPTSFNALPWARERIAGQAALAQEIHWIEPSGDALAITADEHLITRALDNLLSNARRHAHSVVATHVLIDKQQYCLIVDDDGPGIPEQDRDRVFDPFVRLDESRGRKTGGHGLGLAIVAGIARAHRGSIKVETSPMGGARFELRWPMA, encoded by the coding sequence ATGCGCCGCCTGTTCATCCAGTTTTACCTGCTGCTGATGTCCTGCTTCCTGGTGGCGGTCATCCTGGTGGGCGTGGTCTACAAGCAGGCCGTGGACGATGTGGGCGAACGCTATCTGGCCGACCTGCTGCGCACCACGCTGTCGCTGATCGAAGCCGACCTGCGCGGCGTGCCGGAAGACCGTTGGAGCGAAACGCTGGCCAATTCCGACTACGGCTTCACCTTCCGCGTCAAAGTCGAGAAGATGAGCAACTACATCCTGGATGACGATTCGCGCAAGGCGCTGGACCGCGGCGAGATCGTCATGCTGGAGGACAAATACCTGTTCCTGCAAAAGCTGCAGGACAGCAACTACCTGCTGGTGGCCGGTCCGCTGCGCTACCTGTTCTTCCTGCACCGGCTCAAGTGGTTCGACTACGCCTTGCTCGGCCTCTTGGGCCTGTCGCTGGCGATTCCGGTTTTCCTGTGGATGCGGCCGCACTGGCGCGACCTGGTGGCCCTGGAAAAAGCCTCCGGCCGCCTGGCCAACGGCGACCTGAGCGCGCGCGTGGACTTACCGCCGCATTCCGGCGTGCAGCACCTGGGCATCGCCTTCAACCACATGGCCGACAATATCGCCGCGCTGCTCAACAGCAAGCGCACCCTGACCAATGCCGTGGCGCACGAGCTGCGCACGCCGCTGGCGCGGCTGCGCTACCGCCTGGCGTTGCTGGAAGGCGATGAGGACACGCCGGAACGCCAGGCCATAGAGCGCGACCTCAACGCCATCGACAAGCTGGTGGAAGAGCTGCTGTTCCACGCCAAGCTGGACCGGCCGGAGGCGCCGCTGAACCCCACCAGCTTCAACGCGCTGCCCTGGGCCCGCGAGCGCATCGCCGGCCAAGCCGCGCTGGCCCAGGAAATCCATTGGATAGAACCCAGCGGCGACGCGCTGGCCATCACCGCCGACGAGCACCTGATCACGCGCGCGCTGGACAATCTGCTGTCCAACGCGCGCCGTCACGCTCACTCCGTGGTCGCCACCCACGTCCTGATCGACAAGCAGCAGTACTGCCTCATCGTCGACGACGACGGCCCCGGCATTCCGGAACAGGACCGCGACCGCGTGTTCGACCCCTTCGTGCGGCTGGATGAGAGCCGCGGCCGCAAGACCGGCGGCCACGGCCTGGGCCTGGCCATCGTCGCCGGCATCGCCCGCGCCCACCGCGGCAGCATCAAGGTGGAAACCTCTCCGATGGGCGGCGCGCGCTTCGAACTTCGTTGGCCGATGGCCTGA
- a CDS encoding trypsin-like serine peptidase produces MKLPRLALCLSLLPALTHAAPLSREHKILFFGKDDRVLVQPDHLPWQAVGQLQTRSRNICTGTLVSPNVVLTAGHCFLNDQGKMDKAISFTVGLWGNEYEDRSQIAEVYVDRAFLKGLLRRKDGIYIPPDIGPRDFAFVRLKTPLGKQQGYIPVFSGNSKQLKQLLNEKKWTVTLGGYPVDDQRHLRVHKDCKATELKRDGRLTHRCDSLEGNSGSPIFVFDAKGQASILAVQSSAPPASRRQREDNLSVSAPMFSQALRDFIQRAKAAESR; encoded by the coding sequence ATGAAACTGCCTCGCCTCGCGCTTTGCCTCTCGCTGCTTCCCGCCCTCACCCATGCCGCGCCCTTGAGCCGCGAACACAAGATCCTGTTCTTCGGCAAGGATGACCGCGTGCTGGTGCAGCCCGACCATTTGCCCTGGCAGGCCGTCGGCCAATTGCAAACCCGCTCGCGCAATATCTGCACCGGCACCCTGGTGTCGCCTAATGTGGTGCTGACCGCGGGGCATTGCTTCCTGAACGACCAAGGCAAAATGGATAAAGCCATCAGCTTTACCGTCGGTCTGTGGGGCAATGAGTATGAAGACCGCAGCCAGATCGCCGAGGTTTATGTGGACCGCGCCTTTCTCAAGGGGCTGCTCCGCCGCAAGGACGGCATCTACATCCCGCCCGACATCGGCCCGCGCGATTTCGCCTTTGTGCGCCTGAAAACGCCGCTGGGCAAGCAGCAAGGCTATATCCCCGTGTTTTCAGGCAACAGCAAGCAGCTGAAGCAGCTGCTGAACGAAAAAAAATGGACCGTTACCCTGGGCGGCTATCCGGTGGACGACCAGCGCCACTTGCGCGTCCACAAGGATTGCAAAGCCACCGAGCTGAAGCGCGATGGCCGCTTGACCCATCGCTGCGACTCATTGGAAGGCAATAGCGGCTCGCCGATTTTCGTCTTCGACGCCAAGGGACAGGCCAGCATCCTCGCGGTGCAGAGCTCTGCGCCGCCCGCGTCGCGACGCCAGCGCGAAGACAATCTCAGCGTCTCCGCGCCCATGTTCAGCCAAGCCCTGCGCGACTTCATCCAACGCGCCAAAGCGGCGGAATCCCGATAA
- the rph gene encoding ribonuclease PH has product MRPSQRSADAMRVVTLTRSYTKHAEGSVLVEFGDTKVICTASVEETVPSFLKGKGQGWVTAEYGMLPRSTGSRMRRESAAGKQSGRTQEIQRLIGRSLRAVIDLAKLGERQIVIDCDVIQADGGTRTASITGAYVALADAIQGLLAAGKLAVNPLRDQVAAVSVGVYQGQPVLDLDYLEDSDCETDMNVVMTGGGRFVEVQGTAEGEPFSEAEMTAMLALARKGIAELLAAQREALAD; this is encoded by the coding sequence ATGCGCCCCTCTCAACGCTCCGCCGACGCGATGCGCGTCGTCACGCTGACTCGCTCCTATACCAAGCATGCCGAAGGCTCGGTGCTGGTGGAGTTTGGCGATACCAAGGTGATCTGCACCGCCAGCGTGGAGGAGACGGTGCCATCCTTCCTCAAGGGCAAGGGCCAGGGCTGGGTGACGGCGGAATACGGCATGTTGCCGCGCTCCACCGGCAGCCGCATGCGCCGTGAGTCCGCCGCCGGCAAGCAGTCCGGCCGCACGCAAGAGATTCAGCGCCTGATCGGCCGTTCGCTGCGCGCGGTAATCGACCTGGCCAAGCTGGGCGAGCGCCAGATCGTCATCGACTGCGACGTGATCCAGGCCGACGGCGGCACGCGCACCGCCAGCATTACCGGCGCCTACGTGGCGCTGGCCGACGCGATCCAGGGCTTGCTGGCTGCCGGCAAGCTGGCCGTCAATCCGCTGCGCGACCAGGTGGCGGCGGTGTCGGTGGGCGTCTACCAGGGGCAGCCGGTGCTGGATCTGGACTACCTGGAAGATTCCGACTGCGAAACCGATATGAACGTGGTGATGACCGGCGGCGGCCGCTTCGTCGAGGTGCAGGGCACGGCGGAGGGCGAGCCGTTCAGCGAGGCGGAGATGACGGCGATGTTGGCGCTGGCGCGCAAGGGCATCGCCGAGCTGCTGGCGGCGCAGCGCGAGGCGCTGGCCGATTAA
- a CDS encoding PP2C family protein-serine/threonine phosphatase, whose product MKLSIFQESRIGGRSYNQDRLAIAYTRESVLLVAADGMGGHMRGEVAAQITVDLLSELFYQQAAPTLTHPNRFLVNAISSVHQVILEYAADHRLPDVPSTTVVAAVLQQGQLYWCHVGDSRLYLIDQKGMRLRSRDHSQVQRLIDQGVLSEEAAKTHPDRNKIYNCLGASSDPNIDIGERQPIGPGCSVLLCTDGLWSQIQDAELERVFAGRNVNQVLPALINVAERRAGMGGDNLSAIAVTVLDDDVELGLREDVLDTLKNQPRLGGRMILESNLETMHQEILASQVGKGG is encoded by the coding sequence ATGAAGCTGTCGATTTTCCAGGAGAGCCGCATCGGCGGACGCAGCTATAACCAGGATCGGCTGGCCATCGCCTATACGCGGGAGTCGGTGTTGCTGGTGGCGGCGGACGGCATGGGCGGCCACATGCGCGGCGAGGTGGCGGCGCAGATCACGGTGGATCTGCTCAGCGAGCTGTTCTATCAACAGGCGGCGCCCACGCTGACGCATCCCAACCGCTTCCTGGTGAACGCGATCAGTTCCGTGCATCAGGTGATTCTGGAATACGCGGCGGATCATCGCCTGCCGGATGTGCCCAGCACCACGGTGGTGGCGGCGGTGTTGCAGCAGGGACAGCTGTACTGGTGCCACGTGGGAGATTCCCGCCTGTATCTGATCGACCAGAAAGGCATGCGCTTGCGCTCGCGCGACCATTCCCAGGTGCAGCGGCTGATTGACCAGGGCGTGCTGAGCGAGGAGGCGGCCAAGACTCATCCCGACCGCAACAAGATTTATAACTGCCTGGGCGCGTCCAGCGATCCCAATATCGATATCGGCGAGCGTCAGCCCATCGGTCCCGGGTGTTCCGTGCTGCTGTGCACCGACGGTTTGTGGTCGCAGATTCAGGACGCCGAGCTGGAGCGGGTGTTTGCCGGCCGCAACGTCAATCAGGTGTTGCCGGCGCTGATCAATGTGGCGGAGCGCCGCGCGGGCATGGGCGGCGACAATCTGTCGGCGATTGCCGTGACCGTGCTGGATGACGATGTGGAGCTGGGCTTGCGTGAGGATGTGCTCGACACGCTGAAAAATCAGCCGCGGCTGGGCGGCCGGATGATTCTGGAATCCAATCTCGAAACCATGCATCAGGAAATCCTGGCCAGCCAGGTGGGCAAGGGTGGTTGA
- a CDS encoding serine/threonine protein kinase, protein MTQSSKQTPLPAGSRLAEYTIVRQLSVGGFSVVYLALDDEDRKFAIKEYLPRNLAERNAEGEITVPQELDRDAFNLGLKCFFEEGRVLSGISHPTVVRVCNFFRANHTVYMVMEYTDGRSLGRELELAGGRMQERQIRKWFAALLSGLREVHSQRLLHLDIKPANIYLRRNGVPLLLDFGAARQTLTRNAKHFAAMYTPGFAAPEQYEKDQPLGPWTDIYAIGACLYVCMGGDTPQAAKERAVNDKLTPAGRAFRHLYSRELIELCDRCLALAPNDRPATVLEVQKCLQQTDYSDPEPALTGEGNRLVGWIRGLTGGRHGKGTE, encoded by the coding sequence ATGACTCAATCCAGCAAGCAAACCCCTTTGCCGGCAGGCAGCCGCCTGGCCGAGTACACCATCGTGCGCCAACTGTCAGTCGGCGGCTTCAGCGTGGTCTATCTGGCGCTGGACGATGAGGACCGCAAATTCGCCATCAAGGAATACCTGCCGCGCAACCTGGCCGAGCGCAACGCGGAGGGTGAGATCACCGTTCCGCAGGAGCTGGACCGCGATGCCTTCAACCTGGGCTTGAAGTGTTTCTTCGAAGAGGGCCGGGTGCTATCCGGCATCTCGCATCCCACCGTGGTTCGGGTGTGCAATTTCTTCCGAGCCAATCACACCGTGTACATGGTGATGGAGTATACGGATGGCCGCTCCCTGGGCCGGGAGCTGGAGCTGGCTGGCGGGCGGATGCAGGAGCGGCAGATCCGCAAGTGGTTCGCCGCGCTGCTGTCCGGCCTGCGCGAAGTGCATAGCCAGCGTTTGCTGCATCTGGACATCAAGCCGGCCAATATCTATCTGCGGCGCAATGGCGTCCCCCTGTTGCTGGACTTCGGCGCTGCGCGGCAAACGCTGACGCGCAACGCCAAGCATTTCGCCGCGATGTACACCCCGGGTTTTGCCGCGCCGGAGCAATATGAAAAAGACCAGCCGCTGGGGCCGTGGACCGACATCTACGCCATCGGCGCCTGTCTCTATGTCTGCATGGGCGGGGACACGCCGCAGGCGGCCAAGGAGCGCGCCGTCAACGATAAACTGACGCCGGCCGGCCGGGCCTTCCGCCATCTGTATTCGCGCGAACTGATCGAACTGTGCGACCGCTGCCTGGCCCTGGCTCCCAATGACCGGCCCGCGACGGTGCTGGAGGTGCAGAAATGTTTGCAGCAGACTGACTATAGCGATCCCGAGCCCGCGCTGACGGGAGAGGGGAATCGATTGGTCGGCTGGATCCGGGGGTTGACCGGCGGCCGGCATGGAAAGGGAACGGAATGA
- a CDS encoding YicC/YloC family endoribonuclease, which translates to MILSMTGFAAATREFPGGMLSLEVRAVNHRYLDVQMRLPEELRIIEPQLREQIAARVTRGKLECRVGLNQLDSTAPTLELNQAFLGRLMEVSREVQQQCGSSHGLSVGELMRWPGVLKSNELAPEVLHQLCLDALQTALADFNASRAREGEKLKAVLIERIDGMEAIVAAIKPKLPQILENYMAKLSGRLQEALGSVDDDRLKQEFALFAQKIDVDEELSRLTTHLTEVRRILKSGGQSGKRLDFLMQELNREANTLGSKSVSTDTTQASVELKVLIEQMREQIQNIE; encoded by the coding sequence ATGATCTTGAGCATGACTGGCTTTGCCGCCGCCACCCGGGAATTCCCAGGGGGCATGTTGAGCCTTGAGGTTCGCGCCGTCAATCACCGCTACCTCGACGTGCAGATGCGTCTGCCCGAAGAGTTGCGCATCATCGAACCGCAGCTGCGCGAACAAATCGCCGCCCGCGTCACCCGCGGCAAATTGGAATGCCGCGTCGGCCTCAACCAATTGGACAGCACCGCGCCGACGCTGGAGCTGAACCAGGCCTTTCTCGGCCGCCTGATGGAAGTCTCGCGCGAAGTGCAGCAACAGTGCGGCAGCAGCCACGGCCTGTCCGTGGGCGAGCTGATGCGCTGGCCCGGCGTGCTGAAAAGCAACGAGCTGGCGCCCGAGGTGCTGCACCAGCTATGCCTGGATGCGCTGCAAACCGCGCTGGCCGACTTCAATGCCTCGCGGGCGCGCGAGGGCGAGAAGCTGAAGGCCGTGCTGATCGAACGCATCGACGGCATGGAGGCCATTGTCGCCGCCATCAAGCCCAAGCTGCCGCAAATCCTGGAAAACTACATGGCCAAGCTGTCCGGCCGCCTGCAAGAAGCCCTGGGCAGCGTGGACGATGACCGCCTGAAACAGGAATTCGCGCTGTTCGCGCAAAAGATAGACGTGGACGAAGAGCTGTCCCGCCTGACCACGCACCTGACGGAAGTCCGCCGCATCCTCAAATCCGGCGGCCAATCCGGCAAGCGCCTGGACTTCCTGATGCAGGAACTGAACCGCGAAGCCAACACCCTGGGCTCCAAATCCGTCTCCACCGACACCACCCAGGCCTCCGTTGAACTCAAAGTGCTGATCGAACAGATGCGCGAGCAGATACAGAACATCGAGTAA